The sequence GAGGTCAGCAACGGTTTATTGATGTCTTTGGCGAGCAGATTTTGCCTGCGCTTCAGTCAGTCAGGCCACGAGAGTAATTGGGATGGGTCTGGGGCTGTTTAGCCGGGCAACGTCAACATTCTTGCCCCTGCCCTCTGATCAATCGTGGATGTGGCTGGGTTGGATTAGGAAGAAGAATAGGTTGGATTAGGAAATTGCCATGCTAGATCTTTGGTATAAGAATGCGATTATTTATTGTCTCGACATCGAGACCTATAGGGATGGCAACGGCGACGGGGTAGGCGACTTTGTGGGGCTGACCCAGCGCCTAGATTATTTATCAGGGTTGGGCATTACCTGTGTTTGGCTAATGCCGTTTTACCCCTCCCCCAACAAAGACAACGGCTACGACGTAATGGATTACTACAGCGTCGATCCTCGGTTGGGCAGCCTCGGTGATTTTGTGGAATTTTCTCGCCAGGCGGAGGAGCGGGGTATTCGCGTCATTGTCGATCTAGTGGTCAACCACACGTCCGATCAACATCCTTGGTTTCAAACGGCCCTGCAAGATAAAAACTCTAAATATTGGGACTATTACCTGTGGTCAAAGGAAGAACCCGAAGACATTGAAGAAGACATTATGTTTCCGGGGCTGCAAGATACTACCTGGACCTATGCGCCTGAGGCCGAAGCTTACTACGCCCACCGGTTTTACGACCATCAGGCCGATCTAAATATTACCAACCCGGCGGTGAGGGAAGAAATTCAGAAAATTATGGGATTCTGGCTACAGCTAGGGGTCTCTGGATTTCGTATCGACGCGGCCTCCCACCTAATCGAACTGCGCCAGGCCGACAACCTATTTGAAAAGGTTGACGATCCGTTTATTTACATTGACGAAATGCGCGATTTCCTCTCCTGGCGGCGGGGCGATGCGATTTTACTGGCCGAAGCCAACGAACCTGTCGAAGAATTGCACCACTACTTCGACGGTGGCGATCGCATGCAGATGCTGTTTAACTTCTGGAGTAATCAGCATTTCTTTTTAGCCCTGACGCGCGGGGAGGCCGCCCCTCTAATTCAGTCGTTTAAAGACCTGCCCTCTGTGCCTAAAATTGGGCAGTGGGCCAACTTCATCCGCAACCACGACGAGTTGACCCTAAACCACCTGTCCGACGATCAGCAAGACGAAATTGCGGCGGCAATGGCCCCCGATCGCGACACCATGTGGGTTTTCGATCGCGGTATTCGCCGCCGGTTTGCCCCCATGGTCGATGGCGACCCACAACGACTCAAGCTCACCTACAGCCTGCTGCTGACTATGCCGGGGACCCCGGTGCTCAACTACGGCGAGGAGTTGGGGATGGGTGACGATCTCACCCTTGATGAGCGCAAGCCCGCGCGCACCCCCATGCATTGGTCTACGGCACCGAACGGCGGGTTTTCGACGGCCCCTGCCGACCAACTGGTGTTGCCGGTCATTGCTGAGGGTGACTACGGCTACAAACAGATCAATGTCACGACCCAGCAGCAAGATGCTGAGTCCCTCTTGAACTGGATGGAGCGGGCCATTCGACTGCGGAAAGAATGCCCTGCCTTTGGCTGGGGTAAATGGCAAATTTTAGAGGTAGATCAGCCGAGCATTTTTGCCCATCGCTGCGAGTGGCAAGGCCATGTGGTGATTGCGGTCCACAACCTCAGTCAAGCCGATTGTGAGGCGACCTTAACCCTGCCAGAAGACGGGGGCCGCTGCTTGATTGATCTGTTTACCGATCAATCGACCGAGGTGAGCCAACAGTCTTCCTACACAATGCAATTAGCGGGGTATGGCTACTGTTGGCTGCAAGCCTGTGAGAAAACCGGGTAGCGCCTGGGCTGCCTAGGAGGTTGTCGCCTATGAACTGTCGTCGGCTAGTTTACTTAACCCTCGGGCTGGTGCTGGCGCTGGCGTTGACCTGGTTCAAAGTGCCCGCCACCATAGTGCCCCCGATCGCGCCTTCAGACCCGGTGACGGTGTATGTGGTCGAATCGGGCCTCCATGCTCGCCTGGTGGTACCCCTGGGCGATCGCTGGGTGCAGTACGGCTTTGGCGACTGGGACTACTACGCCCGCCACCGCCAGGATCTCTACCATGCGGTGAGAGCTTTAATCTGGCCCACGCCAGGAGCCCTCGGCTGGGGAAACATTGAGTCTCTCGATCACTTTCGGGCGATCGCCGAACCGCGAGGATTTCGGTTTTTGACCTTTGCCGCCTCTGCGGCCCACACCAGCCAGCTCATCGCCGATCTGGGCAACCGTTTTGAGCGACAAACGGCAGCGGGGCACGTGTTTAACCCCAAGACCAATCTCAACCTGGCCCAAGATGAACGCATCTATGCAATTTGGCACAACAGCAACCACGAGCTGGCCCAATGGCTAGAGGCATTAGATTGTCGTGTTGAGCATCTATGGCTTTGGAGAGAGTTCCATCTAGCTTCAGCCCATTGATAGGTAACCCTTGGGCGGGCTCTCCCCTAACAAGTAAGAGGCATAGGTATAAGCCACCAGCCAATTTAGCGATGGTTGGTTGACCGTACCGGTCGCAGTTATAGATTTGCCCCTGAGCCCTACCCCCCGAGTCTCCACCGTTTAGGACAATACCTGTGGTTCCTCTGCACGATAACAACCCAACCAAAATTAAGCCCTGGGTGAACTATGGCCTGATTGCTATCAATATCTTGGTGTTTATCTACGCTCTGACCCTGTCGCCCGAGCAGTTGCAGGGGTTCTTTCAAACCTTTGCGATCGTGCCTAGCCAGCTAACCGCTAGCTTTCAGAGTGGTAATGTAGCCGCGATCGCCGGGCAGTCGCTAACCCTAATCACCTCCCAGTTTCTCCATGGGGGGTTTCTGCATTTGGGCGGCAACATGCTGTTTCTCTGGGTGTTTGGCAACAACATTGAAGAGAAGCTGGGGCGGGTCTCCTTTTTGTTTTTTTACCTGACCTGTGGAGCCTTGGCGGGGCTGGCTCAGTGGGCACTCTCGATGCAGTCTGACATCCCGATGGTGGGGGCTAGCGGGGCGATCGCGGGGGTTTTGGGAGCCTACATTTTGCGCTTTCCCAAGGCCCGCATTCTGACGCTGATTCCCCTAGGTATTTTCATTACTACGTTCCGCATCCCGGCCATATTTTTTCTGGGGTTTTGGTTTTTTCAGCAGACGCTCTATGGCTTTGCCAGCCTGCAAGCCACCACCAGCATCGACTCGGGCGGCGTTGCCTACTGGGCTCACGCGGGTGGCTTTGTAGTGGGGCTAGTTCTAGCCCCAGTGCTTGGACTATTTCGATCCTCGTCCCCTGGCCCCGGTCGTGGTCGGCTGAGATCATGACTCAAGGGGTGCGATCGCCCCTGCCGCCTCACGGCCCCCCAGCTCACAACGGGCCTGAGCCCTGTTTTTTGAACTCTCTAACACTCTGTTTTTTTACGCAAACTTCGAGGTTAACGCGATGAAACGTTTGACGCGTCCGGTTAAATTTTTGCTCTGTAGCCTGGCGGCCCTGGTGTTGCTGCTGGCCTGCCAGCAAGTGCCCCAGGCCCAAACCGATGCCCCGGCCCCCAATCAGGCTGAAGCAAGCCCGATCGCCTTCCCCGATCGCCTGCTGGCCACCCCAGCAGAACTGCCGCCCCTACCCTACGACTACGCCGCCCTAGAAGCCGCCATTGATGCCGAGACCATGCGGCTGCACCACGACAAGCACCACGCGGCCTACGTCAACAACCTCAATGAAGCCTTAGCCGACTACCCCGACCTGCGCGGACAGAGTGTCGAAGCGCTGCTGAGCGATCTTGATGCCATTCCCGAAGACATTCGCACCACCGTACGCAACAACGGCGGCGGCCACCTCAACCACACCATCTTTTGGCAGATCATGAGCCCCGAGGGCGGCGGCGAACCTACCGGCGAGATCGCCCAGGCCATTGAGCAGACCTTTGGCAGCTTTGCCGAATTTCAGACGCAGTTTAATGAAGCCGGTAGCGATCGCTTTGGCAGCGGCTGGGTCTGGCTGGTGAGCAACGACGACGGCGACCTCGAAATTGTCGATACCGCCAACCAAGACAGCCCGATCATAGATGGGCAGTACCCAATCATGGGCAACGACGTGTGGGAGCACGCCTACTACCTGCGCTACCAAAACGAACGCGGCGAGTACCTAGAAAACTGGTGGAACGTGGTCAACTGGCCCGAAATCAATCGACGCTACCAGGTGGCTACCCAGCAGACCACCTAAGGGCGGTCGAGCAGGTCGGCGATCGCCAACACAACAGTCTCGGGTTCGATGGGTTTGGATAGGTGGCGTTGAAAACCACTGTCGAGGGCTTTTTGAGCATCTTCGTCGCGCACGTAGGCGGTGAGGGCGATCGCCTTTACCTGCCCCCCTTGCTCGACCGGTAGGGCACGAATCTGGCGCATCAACCCGTAGCCGTCTAGATGGGGCATGCCAATATCGCTGACGACAACATCGGGTTGGAAGCGAATTAGGGTGCTCAGCGCATCAGCCGCCGATGTCAGACTTGTCACCTCAGCCCCATACTCCTCTAGCAGCAGGGTAAGCAGGGCTAACGCGTCGGGGTTGTCGTCAATGGCCATCACCCGTACGCCCGTGAGGTCGATCGGCTTGGCTGAGGCACGGGGGGCCAAGTAGCTCGGCCTAGAGCTGAGCAGCGGCAGCTTCACCGTAAAGGTAGCCCCCTGGCCCTCACCGGGGCTGTCGGCGACGATAGTGCCGCCGTGGGCTTCGACCAAGTAACGTACGATCGCTAGCCCCAGGCCCAGACCGCCAAATTGGCGAGTAATGGAGGTGTCTTCTTGGCAAAAAGAGTCAAAAATATGGGGCAAAAACTCTGGGCCAATACCCCGCCCTGTATCGGTAACCTTCAGCTCAGCCCAGTGGTCGACCTGCCGCAGTTGCAGGTCAATGCGGCCATTTTCGGGGGTAAACTTCACAGCATTGGTCAGCAAATTCCAGACAATTTGCTGAAGACGCGCCCCATCCCCCTGGAGAGGGCCAAGATCGTGCAGGTCAGTGGTGATGTGAATCGCCTTCGCATCGGCAGCCGACTGAACAGTTTCGATCGCCGCTTCGATAATAAAAACCGGATCGACCGGGGCGGGTTCGATCTTGAGTTTGCCGCGCAAAATCTTGGCAATATCTAACAAGTCATCAATCAGCTGAGTTTGCAACTTGGCGTTGCGCTCAATGGTGGCCAGGGCGCGGGCGGTTTTATCGGCATCCATTTTTTTGGTTTGCAGCAGCTTGGCCCAGCCTAAAATGGGGTTGAGAGGCGACCGCAGCTCATGGGATAAAATCGCCAAAAATTCGTCTTTAATGCGGTTGGCGCGCTCGGCGGCGGTACGGGCCAGGCGCTCTTGCTGGAGCAGGCGTTCGCGTTCGGCTTCGGCTCGTTTTTGCGGGGTGATATCTAAGACCGTACCGAGAAACCGCAGGGGCGTGCCATCGGCGGCAAAATAGACTTGCCCTTTGGCTTTAACCCACCGTTCTGCCCCCGCTTGAGGCACAAGAATACGATACTCGACGTTGAACTTGCCGCCACTCGAAACCGTTTGAATGGCTTGCACGATCTGGCGAATGCGATCGCGATCGTCGGGATGCAGACCCTCAAAAAATCGCTCAATGCTGATGTCAGCCTCGGGCGGCAGGCCAAAAATAGCTTTACAGCCTGCATTCCAGGTAAGCACGTTGGTGGTTAGGTTCCAGTCCCAGGTGCCCATTTGGGCCGACTCGATCGCCATTCGCAGGCGGTCTTCGCTTTCTCGCAGAT is a genomic window of Nodosilinea sp. E11 containing:
- a CDS encoding rhomboid family intramembrane serine protease, which encodes MVPLHDNNPTKIKPWVNYGLIAINILVFIYALTLSPEQLQGFFQTFAIVPSQLTASFQSGNVAAIAGQSLTLITSQFLHGGFLHLGGNMLFLWVFGNNIEEKLGRVSFLFFYLTCGALAGLAQWALSMQSDIPMVGASGAIAGVLGAYILRFPKARILTLIPLGIFITTFRIPAIFFLGFWFFQQTLYGFASLQATTSIDSGGVAYWAHAGGFVVGLVLAPVLGLFRSSSPGPGRGRLRS
- a CDS encoding superoxide dismutase, whose product is MKRLTRPVKFLLCSLAALVLLLACQQVPQAQTDAPAPNQAEASPIAFPDRLLATPAELPPLPYDYAALEAAIDAETMRLHHDKHHAAYVNNLNEALADYPDLRGQSVEALLSDLDAIPEDIRTTVRNNGGGHLNHTIFWQIMSPEGGGEPTGEIAQAIEQTFGSFAEFQTQFNEAGSDRFGSGWVWLVSNDDGDLEIVDTANQDSPIIDGQYPIMGNDVWEHAYYLRYQNERGEYLENWWNVVNWPEINRRYQVATQQTT
- a CDS encoding alpha-amylase family protein; amino-acid sequence: MLDLWYKNAIIYCLDIETYRDGNGDGVGDFVGLTQRLDYLSGLGITCVWLMPFYPSPNKDNGYDVMDYYSVDPRLGSLGDFVEFSRQAEERGIRVIVDLVVNHTSDQHPWFQTALQDKNSKYWDYYLWSKEEPEDIEEDIMFPGLQDTTWTYAPEAEAYYAHRFYDHQADLNITNPAVREEIQKIMGFWLQLGVSGFRIDAASHLIELRQADNLFEKVDDPFIYIDEMRDFLSWRRGDAILLAEANEPVEELHHYFDGGDRMQMLFNFWSNQHFFLALTRGEAAPLIQSFKDLPSVPKIGQWANFIRNHDELTLNHLSDDQQDEIAAAMAPDRDTMWVFDRGIRRRFAPMVDGDPQRLKLTYSLLLTMPGTPVLNYGEELGMGDDLTLDERKPARTPMHWSTAPNGGFSTAPADQLVLPVIAEGDYGYKQINVTTQQQDAESLLNWMERAIRLRKECPAFGWGKWQILEVDQPSIFAHRCEWQGHVVIAVHNLSQADCEATLTLPEDGGRCLIDLFTDQSTEVSQQSSYTMQLAGYGYCWLQACEKTG